In Methanosarcina siciliae T4/M, one genomic interval encodes:
- a CDS encoding APC family permease, whose product MAETKAMGLWAAASIGVGAMVGAGIFSIFGTAVQISGNAVYVSFIIAGLIALLNTYSYAKMGVRYPSAGGPVEFMLKGFGDGILSGGLNILLWVGYVFGLALYAKGFSYYAVTFLPAGSASVWTSFFATAIILAFTAINFRGAKTVGRSELFIVSIKVGILLLFAAAGIFYITPGNLSTSAWPTPKNLFFGAGMVFLAYQGFGLITNAAEDMKNPEKNLPRALYLSVVLVIIIYVSVSLAVIGNLSIPEVQNAQDYALAAAAKPFLGDLGFKIMAFAALFSTSSAINASLYGGANVSYLLAKDGELPEIFERKVWHRSPEGLFITSGLVILCANFLQLEGIGMLASTSLLIVYVAVNVSHLRLLKETGAKSYIIWASLLSSLTFFGVLLYYEFMHSKTTLGLLGFTVFCCFAAEWTYRKYSGRPIKERTS is encoded by the coding sequence ATGGCAGAGACAAAAGCGATGGGTTTATGGGCTGCAGCTTCTATAGGAGTTGGGGCAATGGTCGGAGCCGGGATCTTTTCAATTTTCGGAACGGCTGTCCAGATTTCCGGAAACGCGGTCTACGTTTCTTTTATTATTGCAGGGCTGATCGCACTTTTAAATACCTATTCCTATGCAAAGATGGGGGTCAGGTACCCTTCGGCAGGCGGCCCTGTAGAGTTCATGCTTAAAGGGTTCGGAGACGGAATTTTAAGTGGCGGACTGAACATCCTGCTCTGGGTGGGTTATGTTTTCGGACTCGCCCTCTATGCAAAAGGTTTTTCGTACTATGCAGTAACCTTCCTCCCGGCAGGCTCGGCTTCTGTATGGACCAGTTTCTTTGCCACGGCTATCATCCTTGCCTTTACAGCCATCAATTTCAGAGGGGCAAAAACCGTGGGGAGATCGGAGCTCTTTATTGTTTCCATAAAAGTTGGGATTCTCTTGCTTTTTGCTGCTGCAGGGATTTTTTATATTACTCCAGGAAACCTTTCAACTTCAGCCTGGCCGACTCCCAAAAATCTCTTTTTCGGGGCTGGAATGGTTTTTCTCGCATACCAGGGCTTCGGGCTGATAACAAATGCTGCAGAAGACATGAAAAACCCGGAAAAAAACCTTCCGAGAGCCCTTTATCTGAGTGTCGTGCTCGTCATCATAATCTACGTATCCGTCAGCCTTGCTGTGATAGGAAACCTTTCCATCCCTGAGGTCCAAAATGCACAGGACTATGCCCTTGCAGCTGCTGCAAAGCCTTTTCTCGGGGATCTCGGTTTTAAAATAATGGCTTTTGCTGCCCTTTTTTCGACCTCTTCCGCAATCAATGCCTCCCTTTACGGGGGTGCAAATGTAAGTTACCTTCTGGCAAAAGACGGAGAATTGCCAGAAATTTTTGAGAGGAAAGTCTGGCACCGAAGCCCCGAAGGGCTCTTTATCACCTCAGGCCTGGTTATCCTCTGCGCAAACTTTCTCCAGCTTGAAGGGATAGGTATGCTTGCCAGTACTTCCCTTCTTATTGTTTATGTGGCAGTTAATGTTTCCCACCTCCGCCTGTTAAAAGAAACCGGAGCAAAATCCTATATTATATGGGCTTCACTTTTAAGCAGCCTGACGTTCTTTGGCGTGCTTTTGTACTACGAGTTCATGCACTCGAAAACAACTCTCGGGCTACTTGGGTTTACGGTTTTTTGTTGCTTTGCTGCCGAATGGACCTACAGAAAATACTCCGGTAGGCCTATAAAGGAAAGGACAAGCTGA
- a CDS encoding ABC transporter ATP-binding protein, translating to MENTLIAFQNVWKTYQMGEFQVNALKNVSVKLGRGEFAAIIGPSGSGKSTMMNLVGCLDIPSQGKIFLRGRDISRLQESDLAALRGKTIGFVFQQYNLIPGMTALENVLLPLEIQEIEDRVAEKKAKELLELVGLSDKMQNKPAQLSGGQQQRVSIARALACDPEIVLADEPTGALDSITGKEVISILYRLWKEKGKTVVMVTHDMHLAGFASRHIQLKDGEMISDGPNKAQISPET from the coding sequence ATGGAAAATACACTGATCGCCTTTCAGAACGTCTGGAAAACCTATCAGATGGGAGAGTTCCAGGTCAATGCTTTGAAAAATGTGAGTGTGAAACTGGGAAGAGGAGAATTTGCCGCTATAATCGGGCCCTCAGGAAGCGGGAAGTCCACGATGATGAACCTGGTGGGCTGTCTTGACATTCCTTCTCAGGGCAAAATTTTCCTTAGAGGGAGGGATATATCCCGGCTTCAGGAATCGGATCTCGCAGCCCTCAGAGGCAAAACAATCGGGTTTGTTTTCCAGCAGTACAACCTTATTCCAGGAATGACGGCTCTTGAAAACGTGCTCTTGCCCCTGGAAATTCAAGAAATTGAGGACAGAGTTGCAGAAAAAAAGGCAAAGGAACTGCTTGAACTGGTAGGGCTTTCCGATAAGATGCAGAACAAACCTGCCCAGCTTTCAGGGGGGCAGCAGCAGAGAGTTTCGATTGCAAGAGCCCTTGCCTGTGACCCGGAAATCGTCCTTGCAGACGAGCCTACAGGAGCCCTTGACAGCATCACCGGAAAAGAAGTTATTTCAATTCTTTACAGACTCTGGAAGGAAAAAGGAAAAACGGTAGTTATGGTCACTCATGATATGCACCTTGCAGGCTTTGCAAGTCGACATATCCAGCTAAAGGACGGGGAAATGATAAGTGACGGGCCAAATAAAGCACAGATCAGTCCTGAAACATGA
- a CDS encoding MscL family protein — protein sequence MGLFSEFKEFLYEYKVIPLAIAFIMGIASTALIKSFVDNIIMPIITPFVPGGGWETATVELGAIVISWGAFLGELVNFIIIAFAVFIIAKKVLQEEKVEKK from the coding sequence ATGGGACTTTTTAGTGAATTCAAGGAATTCCTTTACGAATACAAGGTGATTCCCCTGGCAATTGCCTTTATCATGGGTATTGCATCCACAGCTCTAATAAAGTCATTTGTGGACAACATCATCATGCCGATTATCACACCTTTTGTTCCCGGAGGGGGCTGGGAGACGGCAACAGTTGAACTGGGGGCGATAGTAATAAGCTGGGGAGCTTTTCTAGGGGAGCTGGTAAACTTCATTATAATTGCATTTGCAGTTTTTATCATTGCAAAAAAAGTGCTGCAGGAAGAAAAGGTTGAAAAGAAATGA
- a CDS encoding YihY/virulence factor BrkB family protein produces MSLGYIGKLITGTIKEWIQDNAKTYSAALAYYFVLSLPSLLLFSVSVGSLFLRSKQIQDVIISNLQGFVDQSVIDMISSLFEYIPEVNSLSIGALIGFVILLWSASNVFRQMKKFLEVAWDIEPAGSSTVKDFIKGSIVSFFVVIVFGGLLALSIIVEGVLYAVSKVFQECCPFPPILARYAGSIASFLILVLFFMLVYRVLPDTKMDLKPVFVGSLVTVILINIGKYAIGFYFSYSNPVSVYGAIGSVVGVFLLIYYISIMITIGAEFTKVYSESRTTAEVKDCSEL; encoded by the coding sequence ATGAGTCTGGGGTATATAGGAAAGCTGATCACCGGAACGATAAAGGAATGGATACAAGACAATGCAAAGACTTACAGTGCTGCTCTTGCATATTATTTTGTGTTAAGCCTGCCTTCCCTTTTGTTGTTTTCGGTATCCGTAGGGAGTCTTTTTTTAAGGTCTAAGCAGATTCAGGACGTCATAATCAGCAATCTGCAAGGGTTCGTTGATCAGAGTGTAATTGATATGATTAGTTCTCTCTTTGAATACATTCCGGAAGTAAATTCCCTTTCAATAGGTGCATTGATCGGGTTTGTGATCCTTCTCTGGAGTGCAAGTAATGTTTTCAGGCAAATGAAGAAATTCCTTGAGGTAGCCTGGGATATTGAACCTGCCGGGTCAAGTACGGTTAAAGACTTCATTAAAGGTTCAATCGTCTCTTTTTTCGTGGTCATTGTTTTTGGAGGGCTTCTTGCGCTCAGCATAATTGTCGAAGGGGTACTTTATGCAGTTTCAAAAGTGTTTCAGGAGTGTTGCCCCTTTCCTCCGATTCTTGCCCGATACGCCGGTTCCATAGCCAGCTTTCTGATCCTTGTCCTGTTTTTCATGCTTGTCTACAGGGTTTTGCCCGATACAAAAATGGATCTAAAACCCGTTTTTGTAGGGTCGCTGGTAACAGTAATTCTCATAAACATAGGCAAATATGCTATTGGGTTTTATTTCTCATACAGCAACCCTGTTAGCGTTTATGGAGCGATCGGATCAGTCGTTGGGGTATTTCTTCTGATCTATTACATCTCGATCATGATTACAATTGGTGCGGAATTCACCAAGGTTTACTCGGAATCACGGACTACCGCTGAAGTTAAAGATTGTTCAGAGCTATAA
- a CDS encoding pirin family protein, protein MANLRRVRKVMRSMPTIEGAGVHLKRVFGFRHVPELDPFLLLDDFHSEKPGDYVMGFPWHPHRGIETITYVLQGKVRHEDSLGNKGVIRPGELQWMTAGSGIIHQEMPEGDKNGILWGFQLWANLPASHKMMNPRYQEIKSNIVPELFMEKGLKIRIICGEVNGIEGPVREIITRPEYLDVTVPPAEKFFHRTVPGYAVFAYVVEGSGNFDREKDTCTFEVEGERYLDPAVDCMIEKENLVFYGDGDSIEVTAGERGVRFLLVAGKPIGEPVAWYGPIVMNTQAELKTAFEEYRKGTFIKHP, encoded by the coding sequence ATGGCAAATCTTAGAAGAGTAAGAAAAGTAATGAGGAGCATGCCCACCATTGAGGGAGCAGGAGTACACTTAAAAAGGGTGTTTGGTTTTCGGCATGTACCCGAGCTTGACCCTTTTTTGTTGCTTGATGACTTTCATTCTGAAAAACCGGGGGATTACGTCATGGGATTTCCCTGGCATCCGCACAGGGGAATAGAGACTATCACTTATGTCCTTCAGGGGAAGGTCCGGCATGAGGACAGCCTGGGAAATAAAGGTGTGATCCGGCCTGGAGAACTGCAATGGATGACTGCCGGAAGCGGGATTATCCATCAGGAAATGCCAGAGGGAGATAAAAACGGGATTCTCTGGGGGTTTCAGCTCTGGGCAAACCTCCCGGCCTCGCACAAAATGATGAATCCGCGCTATCAGGAGATCAAAAGTAACATAGTGCCTGAACTTTTTATGGAAAAGGGACTGAAGATAAGAATTATTTGCGGGGAAGTTAACGGGATTGAAGGACCTGTTCGTGAAATAATAACCAGACCTGAATACCTGGATGTTACAGTCCCGCCGGCGGAGAAGTTTTTCCATCGTACAGTTCCCGGATATGCTGTCTTTGCGTACGTGGTAGAGGGCAGCGGAAATTTCGACCGGGAAAAAGACACTTGCACCTTTGAAGTTGAAGGAGAAAGATATCTTGACCCGGCAGTGGACTGTATGATAGAAAAAGAGAACCTGGTTTTTTACGGGGACGGAGATTCGATAGAGGTGACTGCAGGCGAGCGAGGGGTAAGATTCCTGCTTGTAGCGGGAAAGCCCATTGGGGAGCCGGTTGCCTGGTATGGGCCTATTGTTATGAACACGCAGGCAGAATTGAAAACGGCTTTTGAAGAATACAGAAAAGGTACATTTATCAAACATCCATGA
- a CDS encoding helix-turn-helix transcriptional regulator, translating to MKTRIKEFRARHNLTQEALAKMVGVRRETVVFLEKGKYNPSLKLAYSIARALDTTLDELFIFEDSDFE from the coding sequence GTGAAAACAAGGATCAAAGAGTTTCGGGCAAGGCATAACCTGACCCAGGAAGCTCTTGCAAAAATGGTAGGAGTCAGACGAGAAACTGTTGTTTTCCTTGAAAAGGGAAAATACAACCCTTCACTCAAGCTTGCTTACAGCATAGCCAGAGCTCTGGACACCACGCTTGACGAATTGTTTATTTTTGAGGACTCGGACTTCGAATGA